Proteins from a genomic interval of Prevotella sp. E13-27:
- the gmd gene encoding GDP-mannose 4,6-dehydratase yields MKTALITGITGQDGSYLAEFLLEKGYDVHGTIRRSSVDFRERIAHLEGKPHFHLHYADLGDSMSILGVIGKVKPDEIYNLAAQSHVQVSFDSPEFTADVDAVGVLRILEAVRQLGLTDKCRIYQASTSELYGKVEEVPQNENTPFHPYSPYAVAKQYGFWIVKEYREAYNMYCCSGILFNHESERRGETFVTRKITLAAARISQGLQDCLYLGNMDSLRDWGYAKDYVECMWLILQQPQPDDFVIATGVQHSVREFTQLAFKHAGITLRFEGEGINEVGIIDSIDESKLSTLNSQLSTGDVVVRVSPDFYRPTDVVNLWGDPTKAKAKLGWNPNKTSFEDLVRIMVESDIAKVAAEGAAAKVRTNLAEYLEKGIVK; encoded by the coding sequence ATGAAAACAGCACTTATTACTGGTATTACTGGTCAGGACGGAAGTTATCTGGCCGAGTTTTTGTTAGAGAAAGGTTACGATGTGCATGGCACGATACGTCGCTCCAGCGTCGATTTCCGTGAGCGTATTGCTCACCTTGAGGGCAAGCCTCATTTCCACTTGCACTATGCCGACCTGGGCGACTCGATGAGTATCCTTGGAGTGATTGGAAAGGTTAAGCCTGATGAAATATACAATCTCGCTGCACAGAGCCATGTGCAGGTGAGCTTTGATAGTCCTGAGTTTACTGCTGATGTGGATGCAGTGGGTGTTCTCCGTATACTGGAGGCTGTTCGCCAGCTGGGATTGACCGACAAATGCCGCATTTATCAGGCATCAACCTCAGAGCTTTATGGCAAGGTAGAAGAAGTTCCTCAGAACGAGAATACACCTTTTCATCCCTACAGCCCCTATGCCGTGGCCAAGCAGTACGGTTTCTGGATCGTGAAGGAGTATCGCGAGGCTTATAATATGTATTGTTGCTCAGGTATCCTGTTCAATCATGAGAGTGAGCGCAGAGGTGAGACTTTCGTCACGCGCAAGATCACCCTTGCCGCAGCCCGCATCTCTCAGGGCCTGCAGGACTGCCTGTACCTAGGCAATATGGACAGCCTGCGCGACTGGGGCTATGCCAAGGACTATGTAGAGTGTATGTGGCTCATCCTTCAGCAGCCGCAGCCTGACGACTTTGTCATTGCCACGGGTGTGCAGCACTCTGTCCGCGAGTTCACCCAGCTCGCCTTCAAGCACGCTGGTATCACCCTTCGTTTCGAAGGTGAAGGCATCAACGAAGTTGGTATCATCGACAGCATCGATGAGTCTAAACTCTCAACTCTCAACTCTCAACTCTCAACTGGAGACGTCGTAGTACGAGTCTCCCCGGACTTCTATCGTCCAACAGATGTTGTCAACCTCTGGGGCGATCCCACCAAGGCCAAGGCTAAGCTTGGCTGGAATCCCAACAAGACTTCCTTCGAAGACCTCGTCCGCATCATGGTCGAATCCGACATCGCCAAAGTCGCTGCCGAAGGCGCAGCTGCCAAGGTCCGCACCAACCTCGCCGAGTACCTCGAAAAGGGCATCGTTAAGTAA
- a CDS encoding Fic family protein, which yields MNRESSEYNAKLALALSSRVRGRRQPALSSVRKVNEVNYLSPALKAGLIEMTDPDSPKSPKQRYRNKKTI from the coding sequence ATGAACCGAGAGAGCAGCGAGTACAATGCAAAGCTTGCTTTAGCATTGTCGAGTCGCGTTCGAGGAAGGCGACAGCCAGCTCTGTCGAGCGTGAGGAAAGTCAACGAAGTTAACTACTTGTCCCCTGCGCTCAAGGCTGGGCTCATCGAAATGACAGACCCAGATTCCCCCAAGAGTCCCAAACAACGATATAGAAATAAAAAAACAATATAA
- a CDS encoding FimB/Mfa2 family fimbrial subunit gives MFSIEKTPFETFTRAATPASEACTRLNFAIYDEGGSRVKQVNQTSAEADFGKASFQLAEGDYLLVVVGHSASGNPTMTDPTKVQFTNATGYTDTYLCCATVTIGEDKVDYKVSLDRITALCRFVLTDTEIPAEVKKLRFYYTGGSGAFNAQTGLGCVNSKQDVKFDVSASQKQFDLYTFPYKSTEGTIHLVVSALDASGVEILQRDFDVPMQKNYITWLSGPFFGYSGSGSTGITSVTINTDWAGETHITF, from the coding sequence GTGTTCAGCATTGAGAAGACCCCTTTCGAGACCTTCACTCGTGCAGCCACCCCTGCCTCCGAGGCCTGCACCCGCCTCAACTTCGCTATCTACGATGAAGGCGGCTCCCGCGTCAAGCAGGTCAACCAGACCTCTGCCGAAGCCGATTTCGGCAAGGCCTCCTTCCAGCTCGCTGAGGGCGACTACCTCCTAGTAGTTGTAGGCCATAGCGCCAGTGGCAACCCCACGATGACTGACCCCACCAAGGTCCAGTTCACCAATGCCACAGGCTACACAGATACCTATCTCTGCTGTGCCACTGTCACCATCGGTGAGGATAAGGTGGACTACAAGGTCTCTCTCGACCGTATCACGGCCCTCTGTCGCTTCGTGCTCACAGACACCGAGATTCCCGCTGAGGTCAAGAAGCTCCGTTTCTACTACACGGGAGGTTCAGGCGCCTTCAATGCTCAGACCGGCCTTGGCTGTGTCAACAGCAAGCAGGACGTGAAGTTCGATGTCTCTGCCTCTCAGAAGCAGTTCGACCTCTACACCTTCCCGTATAAAAGCACAGAGGGCACCATCCACCTCGTGGTGAGTGCGCTCGACGCTTCGGGCGTCGAGATTCTCCAGCGCGACTTCGATGTGCCCATGCAGAAGAACTACATCACGTGGCTCTCAGGGCCCTTCTTTGGATACTCCGGTTCCGGTAGCACCGGTATCACCAGCGTAACTATCAACACCGACTGGGCTGGCGAGACCCACATCACGTTCTAA
- a CDS encoding DUF6562 domain-containing protein, which yields MNKQLLLAGLVLLAASCSNESELTVVENQSVTAPVTVRINDFSITQEDLPTTRAVQNPVDYTAVGAMTLAFYDADGTEVYKTTQLRGDGSTYTTFGEFTANLQVGTYTMVALGYTYFDGDAFTLTSPTQAAYTSERPRETFTKVQTVTVTSASALDLDVTLNRISSWLKIVSTDGRPASATKVRTTFAKGGKSFNPTTGLATTDTGFSQTNNPSTAVGATIEVNALPFLFTDEESMNITIEVLDASDNVLLTKVVNDVPFKRNRKTILRGAVFTVDASSAAFKLETSWLDDETVNF from the coding sequence ATGAACAAACAATTACTTTTGGCAGGACTTGTCCTGCTGGCTGCTTCGTGCAGCAACGAGAGTGAATTAACAGTAGTAGAGAACCAGTCAGTGACAGCACCAGTTACGGTGCGTATCAATGACTTCTCCATCACACAGGAGGATCTCCCCACAACGCGTGCGGTTCAGAATCCTGTTGACTATACTGCTGTAGGGGCAATGACACTCGCATTCTACGATGCCGATGGTACTGAGGTCTACAAAACCACTCAGTTAAGGGGCGATGGTTCCACCTACACCACCTTTGGTGAGTTCACTGCTAATCTTCAGGTAGGCACTTACACCATGGTGGCACTGGGTTATACCTATTTCGATGGTGACGCTTTCACACTCACCAGTCCTACTCAGGCAGCCTATACCAGCGAGCGCCCTCGCGAAACGTTCACCAAGGTTCAGACCGTCACCGTGACCAGCGCATCAGCGCTGGACCTCGATGTCACCCTCAATCGTATCAGCTCCTGGCTCAAGATTGTCTCCACCGATGGTCGTCCGGCCAGTGCTACGAAGGTACGCACAACCTTTGCCAAAGGTGGCAAGAGCTTCAACCCCACCACGGGTTTGGCCACGACCGACACAGGCTTCTCGCAGACCAACAACCCTTCTACGGCTGTAGGAGCAACGATTGAAGTAAACGCTCTTCCGTTCCTCTTCACCGACGAGGAATCGATGAACATCACCATCGAAGTTCTTGATGCCAGTGACAATGTTCTCCTTACAAAAGTGGTTAACGATGTGCCTTTCAAGCGCAACCGCAAGACCATTCTTCGTGGTGCCGTCTTCACGGTAGATGCATCTTCCGCAGCCTTCAAGCTCGAGACCTCATGGCTCGATGACGAAACCGTGAATTTCTAA
- a CDS encoding UpxY family transcription antiterminator — protein MDTIKPSVPRKEMILWYPMRVTYGREEKIKDALDTLNVRNFLPMMRLRGWVDANGEPHQNIVPAIRNLIFINSSQERITELKMFNKECNSLRYMTNPFSHSDDDYLLTVPDRQMENFMRVASVQDDRLIYLDPNVDYLRTPGQKVRIKDGDFKDAEGVIKRIKNNKRVVVEIHGIAAVAITFVPAIWLELIEE, from the coding sequence ATGGATACTATTAAGCCGTCTGTTCCTCGTAAGGAAATGATTCTTTGGTATCCCATGCGTGTTACTTACGGACGCGAGGAGAAAATAAAAGATGCTCTTGACACGCTTAATGTACGCAATTTCCTGCCTATGATGCGCTTACGCGGATGGGTGGATGCCAATGGTGAACCTCATCAGAATATTGTCCCAGCCATCCGTAATCTGATTTTCATCAACTCGTCGCAAGAACGAATCACGGAGCTTAAGATGTTTAATAAGGAGTGCAATTCGTTGCGCTATATGACCAATCCTTTCTCGCATAGCGATGATGACTACCTCCTGACTGTTCCCGACCGTCAGATGGAAAACTTCATGCGGGTGGCCTCTGTTCAGGATGACCGGCTCATCTATCTAGATCCCAATGTCGATTATCTGCGCACTCCCGGTCAGAAGGTCCGTATCAAGGATGGTGATTTTAAGGATGCGGAGGGCGTCATCAAGCGCATTAAGAACAACAAGCGCGTCGTCGTAGAGATTCACGGCATCGCAGCTGTCGCTATCACCTTCGTTCCAGCTATTTGGCTTGAGCTGATAGAGGAATAA
- a CDS encoding ATP-dependent helicase → MTENFLEQLNESQREAVLYCDGASLVIAGAGSGKTRVLTYKIAYLLQEKGLKPYNILALTFTNKAAREMKERIGRLVGEEVARYLQMGTFHSIFSRILRAEADKIGYSSNFTIYDQTDSRSLVKSICKEMQLDDKQYKPSSVADQISMAKNHLILPQQFVGSSLFNPKLPRVSEIYQRYTERCRQANAMDFDDLLVQIYLLFENHEDVRKKYVEKFQYVLVDEYQDTNHTQQKIVYQLTRERQRVCVVGDDAQSIYSFRGANIDNILNFNTSYNNTKLFKLEQNYRSTQLIVQAANSLIRKNERQIPKDVYSKNECGDKLTLKPAYSDKEEAMIVCNDIVRLKRQDHCEYSDFAILYRTNSQSRSFEEQMRKMNIPYRIYGGMSFYQRKEIKDVIAYFRLVCNPNDEEALKRIINYPARGIGDTTLSKIISTATAYGVSLWQVVSQPILFHLELAKGTAAKVEAFRQLIEGWVSRVATEDAYQLGHAIIMESGISKDIYSSRNPEDIARQENLEEFLGGMQDFVESRKEEGLHDQTSLGDFLQEVALLTDLDSEGDEEQSKVSLMTIHSAKGLEFPTVFVVGLEENIFPSPMCTDSMRQLEEERRLLYVAITRAEKHCILTCAQNRFRFGRIEYDSPSRFIRDIDPSLLHVVSNSHSGEHDDYRPTQNPHPVATQFRADPMPRAVAPRRPEPTVDPFSDSFKRQLSQASGGRFKPVSRAVSSSNTSSSSSSSSAGQLREGMTIEHQRFGIGKVLKVEGSGENEKATIEFRNVGTKQLLLKFAKFTIL, encoded by the coding sequence ATGACGGAAAATTTTCTTGAACAACTGAATGAGAGTCAGCGCGAGGCTGTGCTATACTGCGATGGCGCATCGCTGGTCATCGCTGGTGCCGGCTCTGGAAAGACGCGCGTGCTGACATATAAGATTGCCTATCTCCTTCAGGAGAAAGGACTGAAACCTTATAACATCCTTGCACTTACATTCACTAATAAGGCGGCACGCGAGATGAAAGAACGCATAGGACGCCTCGTTGGTGAGGAGGTGGCGCGCTATCTGCAGATGGGAACCTTCCATTCCATCTTCTCACGCATTCTGCGTGCTGAGGCTGATAAGATAGGCTATAGCTCTAACTTCACCATCTATGACCAGACCGATTCGCGTTCGCTTGTGAAGAGCATCTGTAAAGAGATGCAGCTCGATGATAAGCAGTATAAGCCATCGTCGGTTGCCGACCAGATTTCTATGGCGAAGAACCATCTCATTCTTCCTCAGCAGTTTGTTGGCAGCTCTCTGTTCAACCCCAAACTGCCACGTGTCAGCGAGATATATCAGCGTTATACAGAGCGCTGTCGTCAGGCTAACGCCATGGACTTCGATGACCTGCTTGTACAGATATACCTTCTCTTTGAGAATCATGAGGATGTGAGGAAAAAGTATGTTGAGAAGTTCCAGTATGTGCTCGTAGATGAGTATCAGGACACCAATCATACCCAGCAGAAGATTGTCTATCAGCTCACACGTGAGCGTCAGCGGGTATGTGTCGTGGGCGACGATGCACAGAGCATCTATAGCTTCCGTGGTGCAAATATTGACAATATCCTTAATTTCAATACATCTTATAATAATACTAAGCTTTTCAAACTTGAACAGAACTATCGTTCCACTCAGCTCATAGTGCAGGCTGCCAATAGCCTTATCCGTAAGAACGAACGACAGATTCCAAAAGATGTATATAGCAAGAATGAGTGTGGCGACAAGCTCACTCTCAAGCCTGCATATAGCGATAAGGAGGAAGCCATGATAGTATGCAATGACATTGTGCGTCTGAAACGTCAGGACCATTGCGAATATAGCGATTTCGCTATTCTTTATCGCACTAACTCGCAGAGCCGCTCGTTTGAGGAGCAGATGCGCAAGATGAACATCCCTTATCGCATATATGGCGGCATGTCGTTCTACCAGCGTAAGGAGATAAAAGATGTCATAGCCTACTTCCGTTTGGTGTGCAATCCTAATGACGAGGAGGCCTTGAAACGCATCATCAACTATCCTGCACGTGGCATAGGTGACACCACTCTGTCAAAGATTATATCTACTGCAACTGCCTATGGCGTGTCGTTGTGGCAGGTCGTCTCTCAGCCCATCCTGTTCCATCTTGAGCTCGCCAAGGGTACAGCCGCAAAGGTTGAGGCGTTCCGCCAGCTTATAGAAGGGTGGGTGAGTCGTGTTGCTACTGAAGATGCCTACCAGCTGGGACATGCCATCATCATGGAGAGCGGCATTTCGAAAGATATCTACAGCAGTCGTAACCCAGAGGATATTGCTCGACAAGAGAACCTTGAAGAATTCCTTGGTGGTATGCAGGACTTCGTGGAGAGCCGCAAGGAGGAAGGACTCCACGACCAGACCTCTCTTGGCGATTTCCTTCAGGAGGTGGCTTTGCTCACCGACCTTGACAGCGAGGGCGATGAAGAACAGTCGAAGGTGTCGCTGATGACCATCCATAGCGCTAAGGGACTGGAGTTCCCAACGGTCTTTGTCGTTGGTCTTGAGGAGAATATCTTCCCTTCACCAATGTGTACTGACAGCATGCGACAGCTCGAGGAGGAGCGACGACTTCTTTATGTGGCCATCACTCGTGCTGAGAAACACTGCATACTTACCTGCGCACAGAATCGTTTCCGTTTTGGAAGAATTGAATATGACTCTCCTTCGCGTTTCATTCGCGACATAGATCCTTCTCTTCTTCATGTCGTTTCTAATAGTCATAGCGGAGAACATGATGACTATAGGCCTACTCAGAATCCTCACCCTGTAGCTACTCAGTTCCGTGCCGATCCAATGCCTCGTGCTGTGGCACCGCGAAGACCAGAGCCTACTGTCGATCCTTTCTCTGATAGCTTCAAGCGTCAGCTAAGCCAGGCCTCTGGCGGACGTTTCAAGCCCGTCTCTCGTGCAGTTTCTTCGTCTAACACCTCTTCATCATCTTCTTCCTCTTCCGCTGGACAGCTTCGCGAAGGCATGACCATCGAGCATCAGCGCTTTGGCATAGGAAAAGTCTTGAAGGTTGAGGGCTCTGGCGAGAACGAAAAGGCCACCATCGAGTTCCGCAATGTAGGCACCAAGCAGCTCCTCCTTAAATTCGCTAAGTTCACCATTTTGTAG
- a CDS encoding type I restriction enzyme HsdR N-terminal domain-containing protein → MMQLNLPTYECRLREQNGRQQIFDVLRRRYVALTPEEWVRQHFVHYLIEHKGYPKGLLANEVNLRVGEKHLRCDTVLYDKALHPKIIVEYKAPEIAITQKVFNQITVYNMLLHVDYLIVSNGMQHYCCQMDYEQNRYTFLSDIPNYDQL, encoded by the coding sequence ATGATGCAGTTGAACCTCCCTACATACGAATGCAGACTGAGAGAACAGAATGGCAGGCAGCAGATTTTCGATGTGCTGCGCCGCCGTTATGTTGCCCTAACGCCCGAGGAATGGGTACGCCAGCATTTCGTACATTATCTCATTGAGCACAAAGGTTATCCCAAGGGGTTGCTTGCCAATGAGGTGAATTTGCGTGTAGGAGAGAAGCACTTGCGTTGCGACACCGTGTTATACGACAAAGCCTTGCATCCCAAGATTATCGTGGAATACAAGGCTCCTGAAATAGCAATAACACAGAAAGTGTTTAACCAGATCACTGTTTATAATATGCTTCTTCACGTTGACTACCTCATAGTATCAAACGGAATGCAGCACTACTGTTGTCAGATGGATTACGAGCAGAACAGATACACGTTTCTGAGCGATATACCAAACTATGACCAGTTATAA